Part of the Sphingomonadaceae bacterium OTU29LAMAA1 genome, GGAGGGCGTGCGCGATATCGTCGCCACGACGCCAGCGATGATCGCCGCAATCGTACCCTGCGATTTCTCACGGCTCGAAGGCGCGGCGGCCGTGCGTCGCCTGCTTTCGGAGGGTGTCGCCTTCGACGGCATCATCGCCGCCAGCGACTTCATCGCGGCGGGCGCCTGCGACGCGCTGCTGGAGGAGGGACGCCGCGTACCCGACGATGTCGCGGTCATGGGCTTCGACGATATCGCCGTCGCCGCCAACAACCGGCCGCCTCTGACCTCGATCCGTCAAGACTGGTCGCGGGCAGGGCGGCTGCTCGGCGAGACGGTGCTCGCGCTGATCGAGCAACCCGATGCGTTTTCTCCGCCCGAGCGCCTTCCGGTCGAGCTGATCGTCCGCGAGAGCACGGCGCAGGTCGTCTAGCGTTCGCAGAGGTGCGCACTGAAATGCGCAGCCATGAGGGCGAAGGCCTCCTGCGATTCGGGCAGCAGGGTGTCGACGTGATGCGCGTGCCACAGGCCGTCGAACAGGACGAACCGTGCGTCGACATCGGCTGCGAGTAACCGCCGGTGCATGACTGCGACGCTGCTCGCCGCAAAGTCGCGGGTGCCCGTGATGAGCAAAGTCGACGGGAAAGCGGCGAGCATCGTCGGATGGTCGCCGGGGAAGACGAGCGGATCATGTGGATCGCTGCCGTCGAAATAGGGCAGGTCGTGCATACGCTGAATGTCCGCGGCGCCGGGCAGCCCGTTAAGTTGCCCCGCCAGCGCCAGCGTATCTCCGCCGACATCGACACCCGAACCATGCAGCAGCGCGATCGCCTGCGGCACCGGCCGTCCTTCGGCAGCGAGCCGCGCGACGAGTTGCGCGGTCAGATACGCGCCGGCCGAACAACCATAGATGCCGATCGGCTCGTCCGCCTCCGCTAACAACGCGGCATACACAGCGAGTGCGTCGTCGACCGCCGCGGGAAACCGATGTTCGGGTGCGAGGCGATAGTCGACCGCAACAACGCGCATGCCCGTCGTCGCCGCGACCGGCACCGCCTCTAGCACCGCACCGGCACCGGCGCCCCAAAGGAAGGCGCCGCCGTGCAGGCAGATCAGCACACCCTTACACCTCACCCCCGCCGGCGCGACGTCATGCACCGGCACACCGCCGATCGTGCGGGCGACGACTTCCACTGGATAGGAGCGGAGTGCCTCTTCAAGCCGCGCAGAATTGATGGCGTCATAGTGACGGCGGCGACCCTCGATATCCTTCGGCAGCGCGGTCGGCTGACGGACAACCGTATCGAAGTGAATGCGGGCAGCCGGGCTGACCCAACCAGCTAATTCGGGAGGGGGGATCATGCATCATGCCTTTGCTATCGATGACATCATATCGCCGAAAACGGTCTTGCCACTCGTAAACGTCTGACATCGCCATATTGACATCGATACCATTTTGCAAGAATGAGGCTGCATAAGGCCGCGCGCAACGCGGTTCGATTTCGGGGAGGAAGCAGATGAGGTCGCCGTTCTATTGCACCGCAAGCGCTGTGGCATTGGTGATGGCTGTGCCCGCCGCTGCGCAGCAGGTATCGCAACAGGCCGGAGTGCCGGCAGCAGGTGCCGCGTCACCCGCGCCGAATGATGACGTGGCCCCGACAGACGCCGATGCGGCCGTATCGCCCGCTACGGGCCTTGGCGACATCGTGGTTACGGCACGCCGTCGGCAAGAGCGGCTGCAGGACGTGCCGCTATCCGTCACCGCCTTCACGCCCGAAAAGCTCGCCGATGCGCGCATCGTCAACCGCACTGATCTAGCCAATTTCACTCCGTCGCTGATCAGCATCACTGGCGGCTATCCCGGCGAATTCGCGTTCTTCGCACTGCGCGGACAGGGGCCGGCGTTCGGCTCGGTGCCGGGCGTCATCAACTATTTTGCCGAGGTGCCAGCGCTCGTCGGCATAGATGGTCGTGTCGGCACCTTCTACGATCTCGCGAACGTGCAGGTGCTTGCCGGGCCGCAGGGCACGCTGTTCGGCAAGAACGCGACCGGCGGCAACATCCTGTTCGAACCGGCACGGCCGATCAACCGGCAGGAAGGTTACGTTCAGCTCGAATATGGCAACCTGCGCGACGTGCGGGCCGAGTTCGCCGTCAACCTGCCGATCGTCGACGACAAGGTGCTGCTGCGTGTCGCCGGAGAGGTCGGCCGCCGCGACGGCTACACGAAGGATGTCGGACCGTTCTTTCGCGGTAAGGACTACGACAACCTCGCCTATCAGAGCATCCGCGCCAGCCTGACGCTGAGGCCGATCGACGGAGTCGAGCTCTACACCGTCGCGCGCTACCATCATTCCGAAAACAATGGGCCGGGTACGGTGCTGCAGGAGCTCGATCCGTCGCTTGGCGCGCCAGCGGCGCCGGCCGCGCTGTTGCTACCCGGCTTCGGGAGCGCGCTAGCCAATCAGCAGGCCTGGGGCTCGCGCCGCGTCGCCTACGATATCGACGAGTTTGCGCGGACCGACTACTGGCAGGTGATCAACCATGCGACCGTTGCGCTGGGCGATACGCTGACGCTCAAGAACATCGCGAGCTATTCCGAGCTGACCTACCGCTACGCCTACGATTACGACGCTACGCCGCTGTCGATTAGCGGCCAAACCAGCGCGACTGGTGCGCCGACGCAGGCGCCGACGTACTTCACCGAGGAACTGCAGCTGCAGGGGCGCGTGTTGCGCGACGCGGTCAATTTCAGCGTCGGCGGCTATTACGACCGATCGGGTCTGCGCCGAGACCAGGGCCTGTTCGTGATCCAATATCCGCTGACGGCGCTGGTTGGGCCAGTGCCGGCGATCATCAACAATCGCTCACGCAGCCATGCGGTGTTCGGCCAGGCGACGATCGACCTCGGCAAGGCGGGGTTGTTGCGCGGGCTGAGCTTGACCGGCGGCCTGCGGCATACTTGGGACGAGACGTCGAACTATACGCAGATCTTCGTACTGCCGGCTACCAGCGGCTCGGGCAAGTTCGAATACACGAGCTATAACGCGTCGCTCGATTATGCCTTTGCCGATGGCATCCACGCCTATGTGACGGCGCGCGACGCGTACAAGGCGGGTGGCGTCAACGGGCCGGTGCCGGGTAATTCGCCCTTCCGCACCTTTCCGCCCGAAAAGCTGGAGGACGTCGAGGTTGGCCTGAAGAGCCAGCTGCGCATCGCCGGCGTGTCGACGCGGTTCAACGTCGCGGCTTATCGTGGCATCTACACGAACATCCAGCGCACGACGCAGGAGGCGATCGGAGGTACAATCCTCAACGTGACGCGCACCGCCGCGCGCGGGCGAATTCAAGGCGTCGAGGTCACCGCGGGGATCGAGCCGCTCCAAGGCCTCGCACTGAACGGCAGCTATTCCTATACCGACGCGAAATACACCGAGGTCACCGATGCTTCGGCGGGCGCGATCCTCGCGGGCGCGGCGTTCCCCTATACCCCAAAGCATAAGGTGACGCTGGGCGCCAATTACCGCCACGACCTGGGCAGCGCCGGCATGCTCGCGCTGTCGGCGAACTGGGCCTATCAGAGCCGCTTCTCGACCGCGCAGAACAACCTTGCGCGCGTGCCCTATCTGCCCGCCTACGACACGCTGGCAGTGCGGGCGGGCGTGCAGGGGATCGGTGGCAGCAACCTCGACCTGACGCTGTTCATGGCCAATGCGACGAACAACACCTTCGCGACCGGATTGCAGGATCTCTACAACGTCGGCGGCGGGACGGTGACCTACACCTACGGCGAGCCGCGGACCTATGGGGCGCAGCTGCGCTTTCACTGGTAGGCGGGGGTGTCCGTCCTTCTCGCGGAGGTATCGTCCGTCATGCACACCGCGCCCGCCATCGCGTCGCCCGCGGACCTTTATGGTCCGCTGCTGTCGGAGGTGCAGCTCGCGCGTCTGTTCGAGGACGGCAAGACCTTCGTCGACGCGGTGCCGCTGCGCGCGCCGTGCCAAATCCGCGAGGCCTTCGCCGCGCTGCCGCCGGGGGTTGCCACTCTACGCGGCTTCGTCGACGAGAACTTCCGGCTGCCGGCCTCCGCGCGGGTGCATGCGGCGCACGGCGAACGCGACCTGCGGGCTTATCTCCGATCGATCTGGCCCGACCTCTGCCACGAGAATGCGGCGCCGACGGCGGGCTGCTCCCTGCTTCCCGTCGCGGGCGTGCATCCGGTGCCGGGCGGCCGCTTCGCCGAGCTATATTATTGGGACAGCTATTTCACGATCCTGGGGCTGATCCGCGACGGGTTCGAACAGGTCGCCGCCAACACCGTCGAGGCGTTCGCCGACCTGCTCGCGACCTATGGCCGCATTCCAAACGGGACGCGCAGCTATTATCTCAGCCGCTCTCAGCCGCCGCTCTATTACGCGATGCTGGGCCTGGTACCCGATGCGCGGCCGGGGCCGATGCGTCGGCGGCTGGAGGCACTGTTGATCGAACATGCGTTCTGGATGAACGGCGCGGCCGGGCTTGGCCCGGCGGAGAGCGCACATCGGGTCGTGCGGATGCCGGACGGCGCGGTGTTGAACCGCTATTGGGACGATCGCACCAGTCCTCGCGATGAATCCTATTTGGAGGACGTCACCACGGCGGATCGATCGGGACGGCCGCACGCCGATGTCTATCGCGCGCTGCGCGCTGGCGCGGAGAGCGGCTGGGACTTCTCGTCGCGATGGTTTGCTGAAGGCGACAGGCTGGAGAGCATCCGTACGCCCGAGATCGTGCCGGTCGATCTCAACGCCTGCCTGTATGGCATGGAGCGCGCGATCGCGGCACTGGCTGATGCGCTGTGCGAGGATACGATCGCCCGCCGCTTCGACGGCGCCGCGCGGCGGCGCCGCACGGCGATCCATCGCTGGTTGTGGCACGACGCGGGATATTTCTGCGACGTCGACTTCGAGACGGCTGAGCCGCGCCGGCACCTCACCGCCGCGACGCTGATGCCGCTGTTCACCGGCGTCGCGAGCCGGGCGCAGGCCGCGCAGGTGGCGCAGGCCACCACCGCCGGGCTGCTCGCCGACGGCGGCCTTCGCACGACGCTGATCGACAGCGGCGAGCAATGGGATTGGCCAAACGGCTGGGCGCCGTTGCAGTGGATCGCCTTTGCCGGGTTGCGCCGGTACGGCTACCGCCGCCTGGCCGATACGATCGCCGCGCGTTGGGTGGGTACGGTGGATGCCGAATTCCAGCGCAGTGGCTGGATCCACGAGAAATACGATGTCGAGCGTCGAATGGGCGGCGGTGGCGGCGAATACCTGCCGCAGATCGGTTTCGGTTGGACTAACGGGGTCACCGCGACCTTCATCGATCTGTTGGGGATGAGCCGCGCCGGTGCGGAGACCGAGCGGTGATCCGCGCGACGGCCGCCTATCGGAACCGGCTGATGCCCGCCGATCAGGCGGTCGCGCTGATTCCCGACGGTGCCCGTATCTGCATGGCGTTGGGTGTCGCGCAGCCGCCCGCGATCCTGCATGCGCTGGCAATGCGGGCAGAGGCAGGCGGCATCGACGGGGCAAGCCTCTATTACCTGCTGTCGACGTCGCTAGCGGGAAAGACGGTGCTGCAGCGCGGCCTGCGCCACCGGTTGCGGCCAATGAGCCTGTTCCACAGCGCGGTCGAACGCGCGATCGATATGGAGGCGGCGGCGAACGGCGACCCCGACGTCGACCTGATCCCAGTCGCGTTCAGCCGTGTGCCGCGGATGCTGCGCCAGGAGGTGGGCGTCGACACGCTTATCACGCAGGTCGCGCCGCCCGACGAGAACGGCGACTTCAGCCTCGGCACCAACGTCGATTATGCGCATGGCGCGGCGCGGTCCTGCGCGCGGGTGATCGTCGAGGTCAATCGCCACATGCCGCGCACCGGCCGCCACGGCACCATCCCGCTGTCGGCGGTGACCGCCATCGTCGAAAACGACCAACCGCTGCCGGAAATCCCCTCGGCCGCGCGCCGGCCGCAGGACGAGGCGATCGGCGCTATCATCGCCGGCCTGATCGACGACGGCGCCTGTCTGCAGATGGGAATCGGCGCGGTGCCCGAGGCGGTCTGCGCGGCGCTGCATCGGCATCGCCATCTCGGCATCCATTCAGAACTGATGACCCCCGGCCTTGCATCCCTGAGGCAGGCCGGCGTCGTCGACAACAGCCACAAGCGCGATCATCGCGGCAGGACGATCTTCACCTTCGCCATGGGCGACCGGCCGTTCTACGACTTCCTCGACGGCAATCCGGACTTGGAGGCGTACCCCGTCGACTACGTCAACGATGTCGCGGTGATCGCCCGCAACCCGAACATGGTTTCGGTGAACGCGACGCTGGAGGTCGACCTCGACGGCGCATGCAATTCGGAAGGGATGCATGGGCGCCAGTATAGCGCCGCCGGTGGCCAGCTAGACTTCGTCCGCGGCGCCGGTGCATCGCAAGGCGGCAAGTCGATCATCGCCTGCCACGCGACCGCGGCGGCCGGTACGGTCTCGCGGATCGTGCCGCGACTGTCAGGTCCGGTCACCACGCCGCGCAACGATGTCCATTTCGTCGTCACTGAATTCGGCGCCGCCGACCTGCGCGGCAAGTCGCTCGCAGATCGGGCAAAGTCGCTGATTGCGATCGCCCACCCTGGGTTCAGAGACGAGCTGACCGCACAGGTCGACCTTCGCAGGAACACATCATGACCCTGTCGTCCCCGTTGGACATCCTTCCCGAAGAGGTGGCGCCAGCGACAATGCCGCACTCTGGCCTCGCCCAGCGAATCTCCGGTTTGTATCTGGCGGTTTACCTCCACTTCGGCTTCTTCGGCTTCCTTCCCTTGTGGCTTTCCGCGACGGGCGCGACCCCCGGCGAGATCGGGCTGTTGATGGCGATCCCCCTCATGCTGCGATTGGTGACGGTGGCACCTTTTTCGGCCTGGGCGGGGCGGACTGGCCGGGTGCGCAACGCCATCGCGGTCACCGCGCTGGGTTCGGCGGCGCTGATCACGCTGCTGATTGGCCAGCCGAACCATCTGGGGCGCATCCTGATCGTCGTCGCCTTCTCGACCACATGGGATCAGATCCCGGTGCTCACCGACGCCTATGCGGTTATGGCCGTCCGGCGGGTCGGACTCGACTTCGGACGGCTCCGTGTGTGGGGTTCAATTGGCGCGGTTGTATCGAGCGCCGGCGCCGGGTGGGTATTCGGCCTAACGGGAATCGCGGCCCTGCCGTGGCTGGTCGCCGGGCTGCTCATTCTGCCCGCATTGATGACGCTGGCGCTTCCTTCTGACCGGACCGCAATCGATGCAGGCGGGGCCGCACAGGGAAGCTGGCGACAAGTGGTGGGCGACCGGACACTAATGCGCCTGATCATCGCGGCATCGGTGGTGATGGCCAGCCACGGCGTGTTGACCAGCTTCGGCCCCATCCAATGGGCGGGGCACGGCATATCGACCGGCATCATCGGCGTGCTGCAGGCCGTCGCCGTGAGTGCGGAGATCGTCGCCTTCTGGTTCGGATCGAAGCTGTTGGGACGCAGGGATCCCGGCGTGCTGATCTGGTTGGCCGGCTGCGTCTCAATTCTGCGGTGGACGGTGATGGCGGTCGATCCTCCCGCGGCGATCCTGATCGTCGTGCAACTTTTTCAGGGCGTCACCGCGACGGGCGCGATCCTAGGGGCAATGCTGGTGATCGCGAAGCGCGTGCCGCTCGCCTTGAGCGCGGCGGCGCAGGGACTGAACGCTGTGCTGCTCGGCCTGGCACTGGCGGCGACGACCGCGGGTTCCGGCCTGTTATGGCAGCGCGGCGCGCTGATCGCCTATCTCGTCATGGCCGCGCTCGCGGCGCTGGCGGTAGTTCTCGCGTGGCCGCGTTCGCGCGCCGACATCTTGGACCGGAGTTGAAGCGATGCCCTCGAAGATCCGCTACCTGATCCACAAGGCCGTCATGGCTGCCATGGTCGCGGCCGTTGCAAAGGGCGCCGCGACCGCCCAGACGCAGCCCGCCGGCACGAACAACCTGGCCAAGTGGGCGTTGCCCGATACTCTTAGCCCGCAAGGGCGAGCGATGGCGGCGGCAATGGCCGCAGCGCCGGTGCCCGAACCCGCGCCGCCGCTTGAGTTGCAGCGGCGGTTCGTCGCCGATCTTCAGTCTGGAATGGGCGCTGAACTAGCCAAGCGGTACGACGTCCGGATTCAGAATTCGACGATTGCCGGCGTGCCTGTGCGCATCCTTTTTCCTAAGGGCGTGACGACGCTCGGTAGGGAACCCGTCCTGCTCAACCTGCACGGCGGCGGCTTTCAAGCCGATGCCGGATCGCTGACCGAGACAGTTCCGATCGCCGCGCTTACCGGCATTCCGGTCGTCGCTGTGCTGTACCGGCTGGCACCGGAGCATCCGTACCCGGCGGCGCTGAACGACGCTTTAGGGGTATATCAGGCGCTTGAGAAGGATCGCTCGGCGGCGCACATTGGTGTCTACGGGACGTCGGCCGGGGCGGCGCTGAGTGGGCAACTCCTAGCGCGGCTTACCACGATGAAGCGGCCGATGCCGGCCGCGCTGGGCTATTTCTCCGGCAGCGCTGACCTCACTACGAGTGGTGATTCTGAATCCTGGATGCCGCTACCCGGCGGTGCGAGGACGATGACGGAGAGTGTCGCGTCCTACGTCGGCAAGACTCCCGTCTCTGATCCGATCCTGTCGCCGCTGAAGGGCGACGTGTCGCGCTTCCCGCCAACCCTGCTGGTTACGAGCACGCGCGACATCTTGCTCAGCCCAACCTCAATCTTCGCTCGCAAGTTGGCGGAGCAGGAAGTCGACGCGCGGCTCGTCGTATTCGACGGACTGCCGCACGCCTTCTGGGCCTATATGGCAATTCCCGAGACGGACGAGGCTAACGCCCTGATGGCGAAATTCTTGAAATCCCGCGTCGCGAACGCGGAACGCTAAGAATATATCGCGCGGCTGCACCAGCGCAGCGCAGCCGCGAGAATGGCACTATGAACGAATGTCGGAAGTACGGCGGCCGGGGAGAGGCTACGAGCGTCCGCATTTGGGTCAAGCAGCGCGCTCTCTCGAACCAACGACCTACATCAGCTTATCGAGAGTGATTGGCAGATCGCGCACGCGCTTTCCTGTGGCGTTGTAAACGGCATTGGCGACTGCCGCCGCTACGCCGGTGATGCCGATCTCACCGATACCGTGGGCACCCATCGGCGTGTGAGGGTCGGCAATATCGGTCCAGATAACGTCGATTTCAGGCACGTCGAGGTGCACGGGAATGTGATATTCGGCGAGGCTTGGGTTCATGATCCGGCCATTGCGTTCATCGAACTGCGTCTCCTCCATCAGGGCCAGGCCCAGGCCCATGATGATGCCACCGCGAAACTGGCTCTTCGCCGTCTTGGGATTGAGGATGCGACCGCAATCGAACGATCCGAGAATGCGGCTGACCCGTATCTCGCCCGTGACGGCGTTGACATGCACTTCGCAGAAGATCGCGCTGTGCGAATGCATTGACCAGTGCATCAGTTCGAGGGGTTGGGACGCCGCCTCAGTGACGGTGACATTGTCGCGCTGCGCGCGCGCCAGGATCGAAGCATAGCTTTCCCGCCGCGCAGGATCGTCGCGCTTGGCGAGGCCTCCGTTCTCGCTGCCCACCTCGTCCGCCGACAGCCCGGCGAGGGGCGAATCGTTGCCGGCGAGTTTCAGGAGTTCGACGACCAGCGCGTTCTGCGCGGCGATGACGGCGGCACCGATCGCTGCGGTCTGCTGCGATCCGCCTGCCATGATCGCGCCCGGGATCGATGCGTCGCCATAACCGACTTCGATCCGGTCCATCGGCAGAGCCAGTCGCTCTGCCGCGACGATCGCGGTGGTGGTCGACGTCCCCATGCCCATCTCGGCGGCTGCGACCTCGATCTTTGCGCGTACTGTGTTGCCGTCACGCGCAAGGGTGATGCGTGCCTGGGCGCCGGGCATCCGGTAATAGGGATAGGTGCCGGTCGCGCAGCCCATCCCGACCAGCCACTCGCCGTCCCGGCGTTCGCGCGGCACCGCAGGACGATCCGCCCAGCCGAACTGCTCGGCGCCGGAGCGCCATGCGTCGATGATGTGCCGCGAGGAGAAGCTGAGGCCCGATGTCGGGTCCTTGTCCGGCTCGTTGCGGATACGCAGCTCGACCGGATCCATGCGGAGATCGATGGCCAGTTCGTCAATCGCGCATTCCAGCGCGAAGGTGCCGACCGCCTCTCCCGGCGCGCGCATGAAGGTGTTCGCCAGCATATTCATCCTGGCGGTCTCGACCTGCAGGGTGATGTTGGAGCACGCATAGGCCGCACGCGTCCCCAGGATGAACGGTTCGGGCATGTTGTTGTGCGGGGTCATTACCGACAGGCCAGTATGGATGAGCGCGTTGAAGGTGCCATCCACGGTCGCGCCGATCGCGACGCGCTGCTCGGTCAGGGATCGCCCGCCGACGACGCGGTACACGCCTTCGCGCGACAGGGCGATGCGCACTGGTCGCTGCGCCAGCTTTGCGGCGGCGGCGCCGATGATCTGGTGGTCCCACAAGCCCTTGCTGCCGAAACCGCCGCCGACATATGGGGAAGTCAGATGAACCTGGGCGAGATCAAGATCGAAGACCTCGCCTATCGTCTGCGCCTGCGCGGTGACCATTTGGCTTGCGTCGTGGATCACGAGTTCGCCATCGACCCAGGCGATCGTCGCGGCATGCGGTTCGATCGCATTGTGGTTGTGGCGCGGCGTGCGATAGACCTGATCGACGACGTGTGGCGCGGCGGCGAGTGCCGCTTTGGCATCGCCGATCTCGTTGAGCAGCGGCTGGCCCATGAACAGGCCCTGTTCGATGCCGTTGGCCTTCGCGCCCGCCAGGCTGGTCGTCGACGGCTCCGCGTCATAGGTGAAGCTGAGCAGCGACGCGGCATGATCGGCCTGTTCCTGGGTCTCGGCGAGGACGCAGGCGATCGGCTGGCCGTTCCAGTGAATCTGGTCGTCCTGCAGGATCGGCAGGTCGGCAGGGCCCACTGCGGTCGGCGACGAGCCGAACACGCCCGGCTTGTTCATCCGCGGCGCGTTGAGGTGGGTCATCACCAGCACGACACCCGGCGCAACATCCGCGGCCGTGCTGTAAACCGCCGTGATCCGCCCGCGCGGAATCGTCGCATAGGCGAGCGCCGCATACACCATGTCGTCGAAGCGGAATTCCGCCGAGAAGGTCGCCTCGCCCTTGACCTTCAGCGCGCCATCAAGCCGGGACACGGGCGTGCCGATCAGGCCATGCTTGCGCGCGATCAGCGGGTCGGGACGGCCACCGGGAATCCAGCTGTCGGGCGCCAGCGGCACGAGCTTCTCCATTGCCCCCTGGATCAAACCCTGTGCCGCCTGCTTTGCGGTTTCGACGATGCTCATGCCACGTCTCCCTTCGCCAGCTCGATCAACACCGCGGCCAGGGTCCGCGCCGCCAGTTCCGGCTTGAACGCATTGTCGCGAAGCGGCCGCGCGTCGGCGAACTCCGCGGCCGCGGCCGCGCCGAATGCGGCTTCGGTAGCAGGCTTGCCGCGCAGAGCGGTCTCCGCCTTGGTAGCGCGCCAGGGCTTGTGCGCGACGCCACCAAACGCGATCCGGACGTCGCCGATCCGGTCGCCGTCCATCTCCACCGCGGCGGCGACGGAGATCAGCGCAAAGGCGTAGCTCGCCCGGTCACGCACCTTGCGATAGGTAGAGTTGGCCGCGAAGCCGAGCGGCGGCAACGCGATCGCCGTGATGAGCTCGCCCGGCGCAAGCACCGTATCGAGGTCGGGTCGGTCGCCGGGCAAGCGGTGGAGGTCGCCAAACGCGACCGTCCGCGCGCCGTTGCGTCCCTCGATATGCACGGTTGCTTCCAGCGCAGTCAGCGCGACGCA contains:
- a CDS encoding xanthine dehydrogenase family protein subunit M: MTPFSYTRADDVTDAVQLGAGDATAFLGGGTNLVDLMRETVARPKRLVDVTGLSDAITETADGGLLVGAAVRNTALAEHHAVRTRYPVLSRAILAGASGQIRNMATVGGNLLQRTRCTYFYDTDGSRCNKRTPGTGCDAREGFNRIHAILGASDACVATHPSDMCVALTALEATVHIEGRNGARTVAFGDLHRLPGDRPDLDTVLAPGELITAIALPPLGFAANSTYRKVRDRASYAFALISVAAAVEMDGDRIGDVRIAFGGVAHKPWRATKAETALRGKPATEAAFGAAAAAEFADARPLRDNAFKPELAARTLAAVLIELAKGDVA